A stretch of Telopea speciosissima isolate NSW1024214 ecotype Mountain lineage chromosome 11, Tspe_v1, whole genome shotgun sequence DNA encodes these proteins:
- the LOC122645298 gene encoding probable E3 ubiquitin-protein ligase ARI5 translates to MAHASRKGSRKSWGGFLDHSFRDMNSEDYAYEDGNYRDMDSEDDEFDDGDSLDYNVKKLHPPRQNYTILSEEDTRRRQDEDITTISAVLSISKAWSSILMRHYNWSTSKVHEAWFADVEKVRKAVGLLEQPIVEIPEKVKELTCGICFEINSLDKMAASVCGHLFCVSCWAGYISTSINDGPQCLMLRCPDPSCNVAIDQDFIDRFASDKEKEKFSLYLLRSYIETNRKIKWCPAPGCGYAIEFEVGSSESSDVTCRCSYSFCWSCTEEIHRPVDCDTVAKWMLKHSSEGENVNWILAYTKPCPKWNHLGDILLVVSMPYNFHTAIEVEALAIRSMLLEGISEGYSCLMVESDQQAIMIELSPTQ, encoded by the exons ATGGCACATGCCAGCAGGAAAGGAAGCAGGAAAAGCTGGGGAG GGTTTCTGGATCATTCGTTTAGGGATATGAATTCAGAGGATTATGCCTATGAGGATGGGAATTATAGGGATATGGATTCAGAAGATGATGAGTTTGATGATGGTGATTCTCTTGATTATAATGTCAAGAAGTTGCATCCACCGCGGCAGAACTACACCATACTGAGTGAGGAAGATACACGTCGACGCCAAGATGAAGATATTACAACGATATCTGCTGTGCTTTCAATATCAAAAGCTTGGTCAAGTATTCTGATGCGCCACTATAATTGGAGTACCAGTAAAGTTCACGAAGCATGGTTTGCAGACGTGGAGAAAGTACGCAAAGCTGTTGGTTTATTAGAGCAACCAATCGTTGAAATCCCAGAAAAGGTCAAAGAACTTACTTGTGGAATCTGTTTTGAAATTAATTCTCTTGATAAGATGGCTGCCTCTGTTTGTGGCCATCTCTTCTGTGTTTCATGTTGGGCAGGTTATATTAGCACATCAATTAATGATGGACCTCAATGTTTGATGCTGCGATGTCCTGATCCATCCTGCAATGTAGCTATCGATCAAGATTTCATCGATCGATTCGCTTCCgacaaagaaaaggagaagttTTCTCTTTACCTTCTTAGATCTTATATCGAAACAAATAGGAAAATCAAATGGTGTCCTGCTCCAGGTTGTGGATATGCTATAGAGTTTGAGGTTGGTAGTAGTGAAAGCTCTGATGTTACTTGTCGCTGTTCATATAGCTTTTGCTGGAGTTGCACCGAGGAAATTCACCGGCCGGTGGATTGTGACACCGTGGCTAAATGGATGTTGAAGCATAGTTCTGAAGGTGAAAATGTGAATTGGATATTAGCTTATACCAAACCTTGTCCCAAGTg GAATCATCTGGGTGATATTTTGCTTGTTGTGTCTATGCCTTATAACTTTCATACAGCTATTGAAGTTGAGGCATTGGCTATACGGTCTATGTTATTGGAAGGGATTTCTGAAGGATATAGTTGCTTGATGGTGGAATCGGACCAGCAGGCGATTATGATCGAATTATCTCCAACACAGTGA